Proteins from a genomic interval of Pseudomonas silesiensis:
- a CDS encoding diguanylate cyclase domain-containing protein → MPTPHPRIAILGNRVSDLNLVQLEHFTDLGGLLAVAVFDVLLLDMPGAYAGRVLSKLRTLPSYRYRLIYCCRDQDSWCEALGDGACPVEASEITARWEVWQERFSLLRQGPAPERFESRVLAWLWLRDHAQVCALRDPEVPQHYRYPLLEALADSEQINSFAWLALMVQQDWLEEGVLVDRVRLCPDCGSGRLNFIDVCTECQALDIARQPSLHCFTCGHVGAQESFLKDGVLLCPNCLNRLRHIGSDYDRPMENYRCRSCHAFFVDAEVQARCLDCGLSHTPDQLRAREVRDFRLAEAGRFRCRQEFSDHSGRHFGRLSLLGGKDFYDLLSWQILLARRYPPPAFSLIGLRFVNLPGTLSLLGEHRGHAFIDSLADRLKESVRETDRCSRSTEEFFWIMLPHTDAKGLECVKQRLNRVAELFSAPEVSDISLRVITLTAPQDLLDQENGELLLARLASELE, encoded by the coding sequence ATGCCGACTCCACACCCCCGGATTGCGATACTCGGTAACAGGGTTTCAGACTTGAACCTTGTGCAGCTTGAACACTTCACCGATCTCGGCGGCCTGCTGGCGGTGGCCGTGTTTGATGTACTACTGCTGGACATGCCTGGGGCCTATGCCGGACGGGTGCTGAGCAAGTTACGTACGCTGCCCTCGTATCGCTACCGACTGATTTACTGTTGCCGCGATCAGGACAGCTGGTGCGAAGCCCTGGGTGACGGCGCCTGTCCTGTAGAAGCCAGCGAAATAACAGCCCGCTGGGAGGTTTGGCAGGAGCGTTTCAGCTTGCTCAGGCAGGGACCGGCACCGGAGCGCTTTGAAAGTCGGGTGCTCGCCTGGCTATGGTTGCGCGATCACGCCCAGGTGTGTGCCCTGCGGGATCCGGAAGTGCCCCAACACTATCGCTACCCATTGCTCGAAGCCCTGGCTGACAGCGAGCAGATCAATTCATTCGCCTGGCTCGCCTTGATGGTGCAGCAGGATTGGCTGGAGGAGGGGGTTCTGGTCGATCGCGTCCGCCTGTGCCCGGACTGTGGTTCGGGTCGGCTCAACTTCATTGACGTGTGTACCGAATGCCAGGCCCTGGACATCGCGCGCCAGCCGTCCTTGCACTGTTTCACCTGCGGGCATGTCGGCGCGCAGGAGTCTTTTCTCAAGGACGGGGTGTTGCTCTGCCCCAACTGCCTGAACCGCTTGCGCCATATCGGCAGTGATTATGATCGGCCGATGGAGAACTATCGCTGCCGCTCGTGCCATGCATTTTTCGTCGATGCCGAGGTGCAGGCGCGTTGCCTGGACTGCGGCTTGTCCCACACTCCTGACCAGTTACGCGCCCGGGAAGTCAGGGATTTTCGCCTGGCCGAGGCGGGTCGCTTCCGTTGTCGCCAGGAATTCAGCGATCATTCGGGCCGGCACTTTGGTCGGCTCAGTCTGCTCGGCGGCAAGGACTTCTATGATCTGTTGAGCTGGCAGATCCTGCTCGCGCGGCGCTACCCACCGCCGGCTTTTTCCCTGATCGGCCTGCGCTTCGTCAACCTGCCCGGGACTTTGTCCCTGCTTGGGGAGCACCGCGGACATGCCTTCATCGATAGCCTGGCGGACCGGTTAAAGGAGTCCGTACGGGAAACCGATCGGTGTTCGCGCAGCACCGAGGAATTCTTCTGGATCATGCTCCCGCATACCGATGCCAAGGGGCTGGAGTGCGTAAAACAACGCCTGAACCGGGTAGCCGAGCTGTTTTCCGCGCCGGAAGTCAGCGACATTTCCCTGCGCGTCATCACCCTCACCGCACCCCAGGACCTGCTCGACCAGGAAAATGGCGAACTGTTGCTGGCCCGTCTTGCCAGTGAGCTGGAGTAA
- a CDS encoding LysR family transcriptional regulator, which translates to MSTPDLNLLVTLDVLLAEGSVARAARRLGLSPSAMSRALARLRETTGDPLLVRAGRGLVATPRALELRERVSQLVQDAEAVLRPAEQPDLAQLNRTFTLRSSEGFVENFGAALIARMAGQAPGVRLRFMHKADKDSTSLRDGTVDLETGVVGKAAGPELRTQGLFRDRLIGVVRRGHPLSQGEMTPARYAAGSHIGVSRRGLERGPIDEALAPLELQRQIVTIVAGFSTALALARATDFIASVPERHTASLREGMHSFALPFAVPTFTVAMLWHPRLDSDHAHRWLRSCVREICVK; encoded by the coding sequence ATGTCCACTCCCGATCTAAACCTGTTGGTCACCCTTGATGTGCTGCTCGCCGAAGGCAGTGTCGCCCGCGCCGCCAGGCGCTTGGGGCTGAGCCCGTCAGCGATGAGTCGGGCGCTGGCGCGCTTGCGCGAAACCACCGGCGATCCGCTGCTGGTCAGGGCCGGACGAGGGCTGGTGGCGACACCCCGGGCGCTGGAACTGCGCGAGCGGGTCAGTCAGCTGGTGCAGGACGCAGAAGCGGTGCTGCGGCCGGCCGAGCAGCCGGACCTCGCGCAACTCAACCGCACCTTCACCCTGCGCAGCAGTGAAGGCTTCGTCGAGAATTTCGGCGCGGCACTCATTGCGCGCATGGCCGGGCAAGCGCCCGGGGTACGGTTGCGCTTCATGCACAAAGCGGATAAAGACAGCACGTCATTGCGCGATGGGACCGTCGATCTGGAAACAGGCGTGGTGGGGAAGGCTGCGGGTCCGGAGTTGCGTACGCAGGGATTGTTTCGCGACCGTTTGATCGGCGTCGTGCGCCGGGGGCACCCTTTGAGTCAAGGCGAAATGACGCCCGCCCGGTATGCGGCGGGCAGCCACATCGGCGTTTCCCGGCGAGGGCTCGAAAGGGGGCCGATCGATGAGGCCCTGGCGCCACTGGAACTGCAGCGACAGATAGTGACCATCGTTGCAGGCTTCTCCACCGCACTGGCATTGGCCCGGGCCACCGACTTCATCGCCAGTGTTCCTGAGCGGCATACCGCCAGCTTGCGCGAAGGGATGCACAGCTTTGCATTACCCTTCGCGGTGCCGACATTCACCGTGGCAATGCTGTGGCACCCACGACTGGACAGCGATCACGCTCACAGATGGTTACGCAGTTGTGTTCGCGAGATATGCGTGAAGTAA
- a CDS encoding MFS transporter, translating to MKPTSAIADTLQPTASVRWALTSLALSMLLSSLGTSIANVGLPTLAAVFDASFQQVQWVVLAYLLAITTLIVSVGRLGDLIGRRRLLLGGIGLFTLASALCALAPTLWLLMGARALQGLGAAIMMALTMAFVGETVAKEKTGSAMGLLGTMSAIGTAMGPSLGGMLIAGFGWRAIFLITVPLGLLTGWLALRYLPADRQKDRSGRARFDSLGTLLLALTLGAYTLAMTLGRGSFGYLNLALLLAAGAGGALFVFTQSRVGSPLIRLSLLRDPLLSASLAMSTCVATVMMATLVVGPFYLSQALGLDAVRVGLVLSIGPIVVALTGVPAGRIADRFGAQRMTLAGLIAMAAGCLALAVLPRTLGIGGYVAPMVIVTLGYALFQTANNTAIMADVSPEQRGVISGLLNLSRNLGLITGASALGAVFALASAAAAITEAPPEAVASGMRITFAVALGLMVTALAVALGSRARSHDRS from the coding sequence ATGAAGCCAACCAGTGCGATAGCAGACACCCTGCAACCCACTGCTTCAGTGCGCTGGGCATTGACCAGCCTGGCGCTTTCAATGTTGCTGTCCTCGCTGGGCACCAGCATCGCCAATGTCGGCCTGCCGACCCTGGCCGCCGTATTCGACGCCTCTTTCCAGCAGGTGCAATGGGTCGTCCTCGCTTATCTGCTGGCGATCACCACCCTGATCGTCAGCGTCGGCCGGCTCGGCGACCTCATCGGTCGTCGACGCCTGCTGCTGGGCGGCATCGGCCTGTTCACCCTGGCCTCGGCCTTGTGCGCCCTGGCACCGACGCTGTGGCTGCTGATGGGTGCCCGGGCGCTGCAGGGTCTCGGCGCGGCGATCATGATGGCATTGACCATGGCCTTCGTCGGCGAGACGGTGGCCAAGGAAAAAACCGGCAGCGCCATGGGGTTGCTGGGGACAATGTCGGCGATTGGCACCGCGATGGGGCCGTCCCTGGGCGGCATGCTGATCGCCGGTTTCGGCTGGCGGGCGATCTTCCTGATCACCGTGCCGCTGGGTCTGCTGACGGGGTGGCTCGCGCTGCGCTACTTGCCGGCCGATCGTCAAAAAGACAGATCCGGGCGCGCCCGCTTCGACTCGCTGGGCACACTCCTGCTGGCGCTAACGCTTGGGGCTTACACCCTGGCCATGACACTCGGACGTGGCAGCTTCGGTTACCTGAACCTGGCTTTGCTGTTGGCGGCGGGTGCTGGCGGCGCCCTCTTCGTCTTCACCCAGTCCCGAGTCGGCTCACCCTTGATCAGGTTGTCGCTGTTGCGCGACCCGCTGCTCAGCGCCAGCCTCGCCATGAGCACATGTGTGGCGACGGTGATGATGGCGACGCTGGTGGTCGGCCCCTTCTACCTCTCGCAGGCACTCGGACTGGATGCCGTCAGGGTCGGGCTGGTGCTGTCGATCGGTCCGATTGTGGTGGCGCTGACGGGGGTGCCCGCGGGCCGCATCGCCGACCGTTTTGGCGCGCAACGCATGACCCTCGCCGGGCTCATCGCGATGGCGGCCGGTTGCCTCGCACTGGCGGTGTTGCCCCGGACGCTCGGCATCGGCGGCTACGTCGCGCCCATGGTGATCGTCACCCTCGGCTACGCGCTGTTCCAGACCGCCAACAACACCGCGATCATGGCCGATGTATCACCGGAGCAACGGGGCGTCATCTCGGGCCTGCTCAACCTCTCGCGCAATCTGGGGCTCATCACCGGGGCCAGCGCCTTGGGCGCGGTGTTTGCGCTGGCGTCGGCGGCGGCCGCGATCACCGAAGCGCCTCCCGAGGCGGTTGCCAGCGGCATGCGGATCACCTTCGCCGTTGCGCTGGGGCTGATGGTCACGGCACTGGCCGTCGCCTTGGGTAGCCGCGCCAGGAGCCATGACCGCTCGTAA
- a CDS encoding DUF6124 family protein has product MIRSTPSPPESTDTSESANRASDPQHTHRTLKNAIPPHKPSTMFVIAPGIGTETLLAHACESLASASVMASDFAGFLEGSQRNTMLGIQQVIMLAELAVNRALDNVDPQD; this is encoded by the coding sequence GTGATCAGATCAACTCCCAGCCCTCCCGAATCAACAGACACAAGCGAATCGGCCAACCGTGCCAGCGACCCTCAGCACACTCACCGAACTCTTAAAAACGCCATCCCACCCCACAAACCCAGCACGATGTTCGTCATCGCCCCCGGCATCGGCACCGAAACCCTGTTGGCCCACGCCTGTGAATCCCTGGCCTCGGCGAGTGTAATGGCGAGTGATTTCGCGGGATTTCTGGAAGGGTCGCAGCGCAACACGATGCTGGGCATTCAGCAGGTCATCATGCTGGCCGAACTGGCGGTGAATCGGGCACTGGATAACGTCGATCCGCAGGATTGA
- a CDS encoding carboxymuconolactone decarboxylase family protein has translation MGKKREHNTYRQLKKQYPDYLAAVQALGTAVRHAGPLDDAVVQLIQLGAAAAIRSEGAVHSHARRALEAGATPEQIRHALIALTSTIGFPTVVAAISWAEDVLEQ, from the coding sequence ATGGGCAAGAAAAGAGAGCACAACACCTACCGACAACTGAAAAAGCAGTACCCGGATTACCTGGCCGCCGTGCAGGCCCTGGGCACGGCGGTGCGGCATGCCGGCCCACTGGACGATGCGGTGGTCCAGCTGATCCAGCTCGGCGCCGCGGCAGCCATCCGCTCCGAAGGCGCCGTGCACAGTCATGCCAGGCGGGCACTGGAAGCGGGCGCGACGCCAGAGCAGATCCGGCACGCATTGATCGCGCTGACGAGCACCATCGGCTTTCCTACCGTCGTGGCGGCCATCAGCTGGGCGGAGGATGTGCTGGAGCAATGA
- a CDS encoding glutamine synthetase family protein, whose translation MTEPLLSFDQLKRAAAAGEIDTVLVCMVDMQGRLVGKRFQVEFFIDSGHEETHCCNYLLADDIDMEPVPGYAAASWSKGYGDFVLKPDMATLRRVPWLECTALVLCDVLDHHHRQDLPHSPRAILKKQIERLRQRGYTGMFASELEFYLFDESYEAIHNRNYHKPKTAGHYIEDYNILQTTREEPVLRAIRKHLQASGIPVENSKGEWGPGQEEINIRYADALTMADHHVIIKHACKEIAQLQGKAITFMAKWRYDAAGSSSHIHNSLWDKNGKKSLFFDAKAEFGMSKLMRAWVAGQLKYANDITCFLAPYINSYKRFQAGTFAPTRAVWSRDNRTAGFRLCAEDSKAIRIECRIGGADLNPYLAFAALIAAGLAGIDEKLELAPPFEGDAYVDEHLPEVSKTLREACAALQTSSMLREAFGDDVIDHYVHTAEWEQKEYDRRITDWELQRGFERY comes from the coding sequence ATGACCGAGCCCCTCCTCAGTTTCGACCAACTCAAGCGTGCCGCGGCTGCCGGCGAAATCGATACCGTGCTGGTGTGCATGGTCGATATGCAGGGCCGCCTGGTCGGCAAGCGCTTCCAGGTCGAGTTTTTCATCGACAGCGGCCACGAAGAAACCCACTGCTGCAATTACCTGCTGGCCGACGACATCGACATGGAGCCAGTGCCGGGTTACGCCGCCGCCAGCTGGAGCAAAGGCTATGGCGACTTTGTGCTCAAGCCGGACATGGCCACGTTGCGCCGGGTGCCGTGGCTGGAGTGCACGGCACTGGTGCTCTGCGATGTGCTCGATCATCACCATCGGCAGGACTTGCCCCACAGCCCCCGGGCCATCCTGAAAAAGCAGATCGAGCGCCTGCGCCAGCGGGGTTATACCGGTATGTTCGCCTCGGAGCTGGAGTTCTATCTGTTCGATGAGAGCTACGAGGCCATCCACAACCGCAACTACCATAAGCCCAAGACCGCCGGCCATTACATCGAGGATTACAACATCCTGCAGACCACCCGCGAGGAACCGGTGCTGCGGGCGATTCGCAAACATCTGCAGGCCTCGGGCATTCCCGTGGAAAACTCCAAGGGTGAATGGGGCCCAGGCCAGGAAGAGATCAACATCCGTTATGCCGATGCGCTGACCATGGCCGACCACCACGTCATCATCAAGCACGCCTGCAAGGAGATCGCGCAGCTGCAGGGCAAGGCGATTACCTTCATGGCCAAGTGGCGCTATGACGCCGCCGGTTCCAGCAGCCACATCCACAATTCGCTGTGGGACAAAAATGGCAAGAAGTCGCTGTTCTTCGACGCCAAGGCCGAGTTCGGCATGTCCAAGCTGATGCGTGCCTGGGTCGCCGGGCAGCTCAAGTACGCCAACGACATCACCTGCTTCCTCGCGCCCTACATCAACTCCTACAAGCGGTTCCAGGCCGGCACGTTTGCCCCGACCCGGGCGGTCTGGAGCCGGGACAATCGCACCGCGGGCTTTCGCTTGTGCGCCGAGGACAGCAAGGCGATTCGCATCGAATGTCGCATCGGCGGCGCCGACCTCAACCCGTACCTGGCGTTCGCTGCGTTGATTGCCGCCGGCCTGGCCGGAATCGACGAGAAGCTTGAACTCGCGCCACCGTTTGAAGGCGATGCCTATGTCGACGAGCACCTGCCGGAAGTGTCCAAGACCCTGCGCGAGGCCTGTGCCGCGCTCCAGACGTCGAGCATGTTGCGCGAGGCGTTCGGTGATGACGTGATCGACCACTACGTGCATACCGCCGAATGGGAGCAGAAGGAGTACGACCGGCGGATTACCGACTGGGAATTGCAGCGCGGTTTCGAGCGCTACTGA
- a CDS encoding aldehyde dehydrogenase family protein encodes MTSTIQLISPVDGRVYAERRCADAGQIDQALAAAQAAQASWKRRPLSERAAFCSAAVDAMLAMQADIVPELAWQMGRPVRFGAGELRGFEERARHMIAIAPEALAALEPTPIAGFRRFIKREPLGTVLVVAPWNYPYLTAVNTIIPALMAGNSVILKHASQTLLVGERFAEAFRRANLPDGLFQNLLLSHVYTGAIIASGRVRQVNFTGSVEGGKSMEHAAIGEFVGVGLELGGKDPAYVRADANLEHAVENLVDGSFFNSGQSCCAVERIYVDEQLYPAFVERFVTLTRQYVLGNPLDEATTLGPMVSRGAADFVRDQIAEALTQGARALIDPSAFPADAPGSAYLAPQVLVDVSHQMSVMREESFGPVVGIMPVASDDEAIALMNDSEFGLSASIWTQHLAAAEHLGNQIDTGTVFMNRCDYLDPALAWTGVKNSGRGVTLSRLGYEHLTRAKSFHLRHEI; translated from the coding sequence ATGACCTCAACGATTCAGCTCATCTCGCCGGTCGATGGCCGGGTCTATGCCGAACGCCGCTGCGCCGATGCCGGGCAGATCGACCAGGCTCTGGCCGCTGCGCAAGCGGCCCAGGCGTCATGGAAACGCCGGCCCCTGAGCGAACGCGCCGCCTTCTGCAGCGCCGCAGTGGACGCCATGTTGGCCATGCAGGCTGACATCGTGCCGGAACTGGCCTGGCAGATGGGCCGCCCGGTGCGCTTCGGTGCAGGCGAATTGCGCGGGTTCGAAGAGCGTGCACGGCACATGATCGCCATTGCACCCGAGGCGCTGGCAGCGCTCGAGCCCACGCCCATCGCGGGCTTTCGGCGTTTTATCAAGCGCGAGCCGCTGGGTACGGTATTGGTCGTCGCCCCTTGGAATTACCCCTATCTGACGGCAGTGAATACCATCATTCCAGCGCTGATGGCCGGCAACAGCGTCATCCTCAAACACGCGTCACAAACGCTGCTGGTCGGCGAACGGTTTGCCGAGGCGTTCCGCCGCGCCAATCTGCCCGATGGGCTGTTCCAGAACCTGCTGCTCAGTCATGTCTATACCGGGGCGATCATTGCCTCTGGACGTGTGCGGCAGGTGAACTTCACAGGTTCAGTGGAAGGTGGCAAGAGCATGGAACACGCGGCCATCGGAGAGTTCGTCGGGGTGGGCCTGGAGCTTGGCGGCAAAGACCCGGCCTATGTCCGGGCCGACGCCAACCTTGAGCATGCGGTGGAAAACCTGGTGGACGGCAGCTTCTTCAATTCCGGGCAGAGCTGCTGCGCGGTGGAACGCATCTATGTCGATGAACAACTCTACCCGGCCTTTGTCGAGCGATTCGTTACCTTGACTCGCCAGTACGTGCTGGGCAATCCGCTGGACGAAGCCACCACGCTCGGGCCGATGGTGTCCCGTGGCGCCGCTGATTTCGTCCGCGATCAGATCGCCGAAGCCCTGACACAGGGCGCCCGGGCGCTGATCGACCCAAGTGCCTTTCCCGCCGACGCCCCGGGCAGCGCTTACCTCGCACCTCAGGTATTGGTCGATGTCAGCCATCAGATGTCGGTGATGCGCGAGGAAAGCTTCGGGCCGGTGGTCGGCATCATGCCGGTGGCCAGCGACGATGAAGCCATCGCTTTGATGAACGACAGTGAGTTCGGGCTCAGCGCGTCCATCTGGACCCAACACCTTGCCGCCGCCGAACACTTGGGCAACCAGATCGACACCGGCACGGTGTTCATGAACCGCTGCGATTACCTCGACCCGGCCCTGGCCTGGACCGGGGTCAAGAACAGCGGACGCGGGGTTACGCTGTCGCGCCTGGGCTATGAACATCTGACCCGGGCGAAGTCCTTTCATTTGCGCCATGAGATTTGA